attccaaccatataacaatttaacgaagaagaaacttcaccatgaatactatgagtagaaactaaggacatacttgtccatatgctacagcggagcgtgtctctctcccataaagtgaatgctaggatccattttattcaaacaaaacaaaaacaaaaacaaaccgacgctccaagcaaagcacataagatgtgacggaataaaaatatagtttcaggggaggaacctgataatgttgtcgatgaagaaggggatgccttgggcatccccaagcttagacgcttgagtcttcttagaatatgcaggggtgaaccaccggggcatccccaagtttagagctttcactctccttgatcatgttgcatcatactcctctcttgatccttgaaaacttcctccacactaaacttagaacaactcattagagggttagcgacaataaaaattaacatgttcagaggtgacacaatcattcttaacacttctggacattgcataaagctactggacattaatggatcaaagaaattcatccaacatagcaaaagaggcaatgcgaaataaaaggcagaatctgtcaaaacagaacagttcgtattgacgaattttatcgaggcaccagacttgctcaaatgaaaatgctcaaattgaattaaagttgcgtacatatctgaggatcactcatgtaaattggcataattttctgagttacctacagagaaaacagcccagattcgtgacagcaaagaaatctgtttctgcgcagtaatccaaatctagtatgaacttttctatcaacgactttacttggcacaacaaaacactaaactaagataaggataggttgctacagtagtaaacaacttccaagacacaaaataaaaacaaagtactgtaggtaaaaacatgggttgtctcccataagcgcttttctttaacgcctttcagctaggcgcagaaagtgtgtatcaagtattatcaagagatggtgcgtcGTTATTATGagttcccccatccgtagtggcactaagggctttgtcaattttaggcctataataatacttctttggtttaggcactttagagacatacataaacttttgctccttacccacataagctttctccttatatttaagagaagaaaatgttgaactcaaggttcccatagctttttcaagttcgccaatcctattggtttgatcatcatggacagcacaagttcctaggacactaattctttcatcaattcctcctaaggatttatcaagttcatcagttttatcaagtaacatttccaatttagtttcaatacttggaaaatttttctctaaggtttccaattttttcataacatcttcaagagagatttcaattttaacttcatcaacaggtggtattccaaatagactctcaataatgcggctagcttctaatgcaggagtacttaggaagttacctcccgcgagacaatcaagaacatacctattccagctagagataccaacataaaaattcctgagtaaaatagtggtggagtgttttttagtgcacctattatgggcagtactaattctataccaagcatctcttaaacattctccccctttgttgcttaaacgaacgaacttcaactttaggattactcattttagcagtagtaaataaagcaaactggataaagtaaatgcaagtaactaatttttttttgtgtttttgatatagcaaacaagatagcaaataaagtaaaactagcaactaattttttttttgtattttgatttagtgcagcaaacaaagtagtaaataaaactaagcaagacaaaagcaaagtaaagagattgagaagtggagactccccttgcagcgtgtcttgatctccccggcaacggcgccagaaaaagagcttgatggcgtgtaactcacacgttcgttgggaaccccaagaggaaggtatgatgcgcacagcaacaagttttccctcagaaagaaaccaaggtttatcgaaccaggaggagccaagaagcacgttgaaggttgatggcggcgggatgtagtgcggcgcaacaccagggattccggcgccaacgtggaacctgcacaacacaaccaaagtactttgccccaacgaaacagtgaggttgtcaatctcaccggcttgctgtaacaaaggattagatgtatagtgtggatgatgattgtttgcagaaaagagaacaaagattgcaaagagattgtatttcagtatagagaattggaccggggtccacagttcactagaggtatctctcccataagataaacaacatgttgggtgaacaaattacagttgggcaattgacaaataaagagggcatgaccatgcacatacatattatgatgagtattgtgagatttaattgggcattacgacaaagtacatagaccgccatccaactgcatctatgcctaaaaagtccaccttcaggttatcatccgaaccccctccagtattaagttactaacaacagacaattgcattaagtattgcgcgtaatgtaactagtaactatatccttgaacatagcactaatgttttatccctagtggcaacaaagacatccacaaccttagaactttctcacatcgtcccatatatcaatggaggcatgaacccactatcgagcataaatactccctcttggagttacaagcatctacttggccagagcatctactagtaacggaaagcatgcaagatcataaacaacacatagacataactttgataatcaacataacaagtattctctattcatcggatcccaacaaacgcaacatatagaattacagatagatgatcttgatcatgttaggcagctcacaagatccgacaatgaagcacaatggggagaagacaaccatctagctactgctatggacccatagtccaggggtagactactcacacatcactccggaggcgaccatggcggcgtagagtcctccaggagatgaatcccctctccggcagggtgccggaggcgatctcctggatcccccgagatgggatcggcggcggcgtctcagtaaggttttccgtatcgtggctctcggtactgggggtttcgcaacggaggctttaagtaggcggaagggcaggtcaggaggcggcacgagggccccacaccacagggccgcgcggccaagggggggccgcgccgccctagggtttgggcacctcgtggccccacttcgtctcctcttcggtcttctggaagcttcgtggcaaaataggaccctgggcgttgatttcgtccaattccgagaatatttcgttactaggatttctgaaaccaaaaacagcagaaaacaaagaatcggcacttcggcatcttgttaataggttagttccagaaaatgcacgaatatgacataaagtgtgcataaaacatgtagataacatcaataatgtggtatggaacataagaaattatcgatacgttggagacgtatcagtcgcctTCACTTTCGGGACCACCGCGGGGACATCACCAGTGGCCGCCGCGGCACGGGCTTGCGGGACCACATGCgttcccgcgcgccgccgcttcACCACGCTCGTCGAAGAGACCGTGGTAGCTACCTCCACGGGGGGTCGCAGGAGTCGTCGGGGTGGTTGGTGGAGCGGCGGAAGCTCCGGCGACCGCAGTAGAGGGTGGCGGTGCCTGCGAGGTAGCAACGGCGGGCGGCTGGGTCGATTCGAGAATCATCGTGGAGAAAACGGACGCCGGCGGCGCAGAGGAAGGTGAGGGCGCGCAGATCGGCTGCGTCGGCGGCGGTTGGGAGGAGCTGAAACTTCCCTCGCGCGCAAACGAGGGATTGTGTTCGGGCTGCGTTCGGTTCGCTCCGTTGGCCCCTAGAAATACATGCCGAGTATGGGTTTCGGTCTCGGCCCAATTTTTTTCTTCAGTTTTGGCTCGCTTACGGTTATTGATCGGCGCCATTTTTCAGCCCGAAACCGTAAAATGGCGGTTATTTTTCGGTTTCGGGTcttttacgggctctgctagagatgctcttacttgGTATTATCTTTGTCCCATAGTATAAGACATTTTGGCAGCCTACCAAAATATCATATATTTAGGAATGGTGtagttttattattttttataGGTTTTGAAACTACTCATTCCGTTTGCTGAATAAGTTACGGAAATTCAATTCACcctccgggtgcgtatgctcctcactctaccaaaaaatcatatttcgaaatgtcgaaaaatttgaacaaaaaattATACATGTATATCTCCATAATATACGcgggttcgtcaagtttcacgaaaaccaatattttgtgtggtctatataaaaaagagaaaatttatcttcacGAACCAATATttcgaaaagcattatttttagcactgaattttgtcttttctacacatgtcacatgataagtcgattttttatgaaacaactttgtgagcataTAACACGTGAAGATATACGTGCGAACTTTtagttttaatttttaaaaaatttaaaatgtatgtaagatgcatttcgaaaTATAGAGAGCATTcatccatgttccaaaacaccgctccctTACGTTTTTTTATAGATGAATCTTTGATAAAACTTTGAGACTGACATCAATTTTGCCACTGACAGTCCGGGCCCACATGCAATGACGAATTTACACGTCTTCCTTTTTGACCTGGATCTAGCCCATCTCGTTCTGTTTGCCTCGCGTCTCTCCCGTTCGAACAGAGAAGCTCGGCGTCGAACAGAGGAGGAACTCGGCGGCGGCAACCTTCACTCCGTCCACCCCTGTGCCCACGATCTCTTCCCGCCCGATCCGAATGGCTGGAATCAGGCTGACGCCCGACGAGCCCGAGCTGCCGCATGGTACCCCGCCTAGACCCCAGCTGCCGCTCcccgtcgccggcgccggagtcgcagcgggcggcggcggcagcggcagcggtggACTGGAGATGGCCTCGGACGATGAGAGGTCGGTGGCGGCAGACTCGTGGTCCGTGCGGAGCGATTACGGGAGCACGCTCGACGACGAGCAGCGCTACACTGACGCCGCCGACGTGCTCGCCGCGGCGGCTGCCGCCGCCAACTTCCCCTCCGCCGCCTCCGATTACTGGTAACATTGCTCCCGCCCTTCCTATTTATACAAAGTAGCCATGGCGAGTTTGAGATGTAGATCTAATCATTTGTGATGTTTGATATGATAGAGAACTTCCTCATTTTTAGCTGCGGCATGTTGCGATTAATTTAGTGCGAGGGATTTGTGATGCGCACTCTACATTCTAAAATATTTTTGAGCTGTTAAGAAGATCAAGATATTTGTCATTGATGATATTAGAATAATTCTTCATTGCAAAGTGAGAGGCTGATAGAGGACTTGAGAAATTTACAGTAGGTTTAGATATTTTTCATGAATGTTCTGGAATAGTTTACTATTATTATCATTTCTCATAGAAATGGTAAACAGATCTAGATATAAGATGTGTTTGTATGGCGTTTCTTTAGAGTTTAGGCATATGGCTTGCCACATGTCAACAATCTTATACGTGTACTACTAAGTGTGTCCTTCCGTATAAATAAATCTGTCCTTCATTCCCTTAACCATAGCAAGACAAATGAGAAGGAAGCACGAAGATGAGCTACAAGTATGATGATTTAATAATAGCCATGGGAAGGACATAGTAGAGAAAGCTGGCCACTAAGAGAAGTGTGTTAGATTGTTACTCTAACCTCTAGTATAAATCTATTATAATATTGCAGCCTGACACTAAAATGTAACACTAAAATGTAAAATTTTATCCACCCTGTGCTAAGTTGTGGTGAATAGGTTTAATATGTAAAATTTTATCCACCCTGTGCTAAGTTGTGGTGAATAGGTTTAATATTTAAACAGTACAGTAGAAGTGTACGACAACTTGGATTTGTATAGATGGCAAAAGAATAAAACCACGTTTGGAGTTGTTTAATTTTTCATTGTTTCCTTGTATAATTTATTATCAATAGTTTTATGACTAGTATCTTAAAATGTTTTCGTGTCGGCATAGTTCTGATAAAGATGACCAAGATTCTGGCGAGGTTGAAGGTTCAATGTTGGGGCTGCAAAGTTATTGGGATGCTTCTTATTCAGAAGATCTAGCAAATTATCAGGAACATGGGCATGCtggagaaatatggtgattatgttctatcttattttctACAATAAAAGCATTAAATCGCGTAAAAAAGTTGTATCATGTCATATCGATTGCTGCAAAAAAGACCAAAATTATCAACACTAAGTGGTCTCACCATATAAAATCAGTATAGTTTAGAATTTGAAAAATGCAGATTGCAAAGTGTTAACTTTACCTTTGGGTGTaaactttttctctttttttttttgattttcacAATTCGATAGAATATTTGATGTAGTCACCATCACTTGTAGACCATATTGTTTCAAATAGTATTTTCATGCTACCTAGTTCACACATTAGAAAAAGGCAATGTTTGCTTTCAAAATTTTAGCACGTCAAACCCAGAATCCGGAGTACACACATGCCCGCACACCAAAGATCCCTACTCATTTAGGTACTTGACAATTGATATACTAAAGTTTTTTATCTAGGAAATTGCTGAATGCCTCATTGATTTTTTAAGCTTCCCAGTGTTATTCTGCGAGGAGTACAATACAATGAATGCCTCAAGTTCTTCATTATTTTTTGTGAGCACTAAGCAAAATGTTTCTGTTTTGGTAGGTTCGGTGCAAATGTAATGGATACTGTTGCTATTTGGACAAAAAAGTTATGTGCAAACTTTATCCAAGGAGGTACTTCATCGACTAATGACAACAACAATTGTGAAGGTGATGATAAAGACTTCTTCAACTACCCTATCCTTGATCTTGGAACTGGGAACGGCCTCCTTCTGCAAGCACTTGCCAAGCAGGGGTACTACACGATGAGTAATTTTTTAATGTTTTGTTGTTTATATACATTGTTGTATAGTAAGGGTATATTGACTAATTATGCTAGCTCAACTATTAtcacatggaaaaataatgtcattATGTTGCGTCATTATAGTTTGTTATTGCTTATTGCAAGAATGTCTTCCTGACTTTTTAAAAACTGAATCCACTACTTTCGGAATCTTTTAAGAACTGAATTCACAACtttcaaaatctttgttgccgatTGTTAAATATTTCTGTTTTCAGTAAAGTAAACAAAAAAATCGAACTAACAGGGGGAGGAACCCCCATTGTATTTAATTAAGGTAGAGTTGTGGGTCGAACTGTGACTGCCTAGAACACAATCACATGCTTTAGCCAGTGAAAATGGTTGTTTTTTGAAAGCCAATGAAATGCCAAATTTGCCCTTATCATTCTTGCAAAGATCATATGACTGCACTGAAGTGATATTCTGTTTTTCAGATTCTCAAATTTAACAGGAACTGATTACAGTGAAGGAGCCATTGAACTTGCAAGAAACCTTGCTGCTCGTGATGGATTCACTACTATAAGTTTCGTGGTTAGCATACTATATTCAAATGGAGATTTCTCTGTCCTCTCCATAGTCCATACTACAACCAATGAACCTTCACCTGCCAAGCTATACTTTTGCAGGAAATCTGCACTTCGTTATATATTCTAAGTTCTTAACTGGGACTTAAAGTTTTGTTAAATGTCCTGCAGCCCCCAAAGGCAAGGATATATGACAACAATAGTTACTTTCACTAGTCTCGACAAGTCTTAGCTAAAAgtgaagcatttttgcatacttaTAGAAAAGCTCTAACGCGTGCTAAAAATCTACACAAGTTGTTTACCCAAGTCGATTACATTTACTTATTTTTCTAACATCTCTGAAGGTATAAGCAAGGAAGACTAAACAAGGAGATATAGACTATATGTTTTCATTAAAGCATCTAAAACATCTGATCGGTGGAAGATAATATCAACAAAAAGTGCAGTTTCTTAGGAACAAATTATGTTCAGTACTAAACTTCCACATAAAAAAGATTAATTAACATGAATTAAACAAATTTACTGTAGAAATCAGTAAATCAACTTCACTATTTTTTGGAATAGGTGAACTCGTTGTTAATTTTGAATGGTTACTGCTATTCCTGAGAACTGGAGTTGCTCTTGCACAACAAATTTAGTGCGGCTGCACACTGGTTCCTTCAGAATGGCTGCCATCTCTATCGTTTGCTTTTTCCTTGAGTTTGTTGCATTTTGCCTTACATATCGGTTATaggaataataataataataacaacAGCTGACAATGCAATGTTATCAATTGGTTATTAAGTATTTACAGTATTGCTATTTTGATGACTGTAACGACTAACGACTCATATTTTTGTCTCTTGTCAGGTTGATGATGTACTTGAGACGAAGTTAGACAGGAAATTTAAAATCATTACAGATAAAGGGACTTTGGATGCCATTGGATTGCATCCGGATGGACGTGCAAAAAGGTACATGAACTTCAACTTTGTCATTCTGGATGATCCCACCCCCTtaatattgcctattcattttTTGTTTGCTTCCATGATTATCATAGTTGCAGAAAAAAAGTACAGTGTGCTTTTAATTGATATATGTTCAGTTAGATGCAATTGTCTAATGTGAACTTTCAAATTATGCATAATAGAATTGAAATAGCTTGAATCCTGGAAGCATTAGTTCACCTGTGTGAATAGTTTTATTTATTGGCATCCTGCAACAGTAAACAGCTTATATCTTTAGCCTTCAGTTTGTTCTAGTTTCAGATCTTCAAGGTGAGAATGGGGTGAAATCCCACCCCGAATCCAACCCACACCACGTGGCTGTACACAAAAACACCAAGCTGCACCAAACCAAAACTCATTTGCACCAACCCATTTCGTTTTTCCACCCACACCGCACCAAATTATATCTCGTTTGTGGTTTGAACCCGTGGGTCCAACGTGGAGCTAGCTGCGGGGTGGCAAACAGCACTACAGCAGACTGCAGTACAACGTACGACCATGCCACACAATAGTATTGCTTCCTGTCTTGTGAGGAAGTACTTCAGTACTGCCTGCTGCGGCCAATGGAACGGGATACCAGCAAGGCGGCGCCGGGGGTGCAGTCAGGGTGGCGCCGGAACCTAGCCTGACATCGCGCCAGCAGACATGGGGCTCAGGGGAATCGGGAGCTTGCCgccatttggggtgtctgggcgaGCGGGTTGATTTTGGGCTCGACCCACGCAGGTTCAGCCCATTGGTTCGGAACCGCACCAAGCCACTCCAAACCGCAAAATATGTCATCCCGCCCCAACCGCAACCAGTTTCTTGCTCGAACCATTTGAACCCGCCCCGTTTTGGCCTGAAGGAAAATCCACCCCATTATACCCGTAAGAACCCGGACCATTCTCACCTTGATCAGATCTGCATAGTGCTAGATAGACGAGTTTTACTCTTTCCAGCAAACCATATTTGACTTAAAAACTCATTGATGAGTTGTATTTCATCACACAATGTAGTATTATATGCACATACAGATTTGTCTATCATGCTTAATTGCTTATGTACCATTCAGTTATATGTACCATGTCGAGTTAACATTGTTCTCTTAATGGTGTTGTTTACTTCAGAGTGATGTATTGGGAGTCTGTATCAAACTTGGTTGAACCTGGTGGCATCGTGGTCAGTACTTTCTCGTGCAAACTCTGTGAAACTCTTACTCTTGTACCACTCTCCcctcaaattgaaacttatgcttGTGTCTTAAGGTCATAACATCATGCAATCACACAAAGAACGAGCTTCTACAAGAAGTAGAAGACTTCAGCGTGCAAAAGTCTGTTAAAGAGGACGCGGACAGAGGTGTAAGCGACGTGCAACCGGTTTTCCGGTACTTGGATCATGTCCAAACATATCCTACCATCATGTTTGGCGGAGTTGAGGGGTCTCAAGTGTGCACCGTGG
This Lolium perenne isolate Kyuss_39 chromosome 1, Kyuss_2.0, whole genome shotgun sequence DNA region includes the following protein-coding sequences:
- the LOC127327828 gene encoding uncharacterized protein; the protein is MAGIRLTPDEPELPHGTPPRPQLPLPVAGAGVAAGGGGSGSGGLEMASDDERSVAADSWSVRSDYGSTLDDEQRYTDAADVLAAAAAAANFPSAASDYCSDKDDQDSGEVEGSMLGLQSYWDASYSEDLANYQEHGHAGEIWFGANVMDTVAIWTKKLCANFIQGGTSSTNDNNNCEGDDKDFFNYPILDLGTGNGLLLQALAKQGFSNLTGTDYSEGAIELARNLAARDGFTTISFVVDDVLETKLDRKFKIITDKGTLDAIGLHPDGRAKRVMYWESVSNLVEPGGIVVITSCNHTKNELLQEVEDFSVQKSVKEDADRGVSDVQPVFRYLDHVQTYPTIMFGGVEGSQVCTVAFQRA